A portion of the Sulfuricurvum kujiense DSM 16994 genome contains these proteins:
- the nuoH gene encoding NADH-quinone oxidoreductase subunit NuoH, which produces MDVAFIIETIVKIVVILLIFSALAGLGTYFERKVLAFMQRRLGPMHVGPFGLLQVAADGIKLFTKEDIIPQNVVKPIFKIAPVITAATAFMASAAIPFWPQFTVFGYTVHPIVADINVGILYVLGVMAIGLYGPLLGGMASANKWSLISAARSAAIFISYEVISGLSLLAPLMMVGSLSLIDINNYQAGGIGNWIVWSQPVAFILFWIAAFAETGRTPFHLVANDHEIIDGFGTEYSGMRWGMFFIGEYANMFFISFVIAIIFLGGFGDGTIAGAIQLLLKVAFFFFFFLWTRAAWPDIRPDQLMWLCWKVLMPIAVINIVVTGIVMMF; this is translated from the coding sequence ATGGATGTAGCATTCATTATAGAAACGATCGTTAAAATCGTTGTCATCTTATTAATTTTCTCTGCGCTTGCGGGTCTTGGAACCTATTTCGAGCGTAAAGTGCTGGCGTTTATGCAACGCCGTTTGGGACCGATGCACGTCGGGCCGTTCGGTTTGCTTCAAGTTGCGGCGGACGGGATTAAACTCTTTACCAAAGAGGACATCATCCCGCAAAACGTAGTTAAGCCGATTTTTAAAATTGCTCCGGTCATTACGGCGGCAACGGCGTTTATGGCTTCTGCGGCAATCCCGTTTTGGCCACAATTTACGGTATTCGGATACACAGTGCATCCGATCGTTGCCGATATCAATGTCGGTATCCTCTACGTACTAGGGGTTATGGCAATCGGTTTGTACGGGCCGTTGCTCGGGGGGATGGCATCGGCGAACAAATGGTCACTGATCTCGGCTGCACGTAGTGCCGCCATCTTCATCTCGTATGAAGTTATTTCAGGGCTTTCACTGTTGGCGCCGCTTATGATGGTCGGGTCATTGTCGTTGATCGATATCAACAACTATCAAGCCGGCGGAATCGGAAACTGGATCGTCTGGTCGCAGCCTGTGGCATTTATCCTTTTTTGGATTGCTGCATTTGCCGAAACCGGACGTACTCCGTTTCACCTCGTTGCGAACGATCACGAGATCATTGACGGTTTCGGTACGGAGTATTCGGGTATGCGCTGGGGGATGTTCTTCATCGGTGAATATGCGAATATGTTCTTTATTTCGTTTGTAATCGCCATCATCTTTTTGGGCGGTTTTGGCGACGGTACGATTGCGGGAGCCATTCAGTTGCTTCTCAAAGTAGCGTTTTTCTTTTTCTTTTTCCTCTGGACACGTGCAGCATGGCCGGATATCCGACCTGACCAGTTGATGTGGTTGTGCTGGAAAGTTTTAATGCCGATTGCGGTGATCAACATTGTTGTCACCGGTATCGTGATGATGTTCTAA
- the nuoI gene encoding NADH-quinone oxidoreductase subunit NuoI, translated as MHHEEVFTDRNVSEHSAYYYVDIEAYPESGWDKFKQVLKRALRGELFVGLWVVLREMIKFDIHTVQYPKEKLPIGPRYRAVHKLLRLWESGYERCIGCGLCEKICISDCIRMDTRIDENSRKEVTEYSINLGRCIFCGYCAEVCPELAIVHGQRYENASEQRAHFVIKDDMLTPLDLLKAGEQAEYPGFGAIIPGSDASVKKTPLAY; from the coding sequence ATGCATCATGAAGAAGTATTTACAGATCGAAATGTAAGTGAACACAGCGCTTATTATTACGTCGATATTGAAGCCTATCCGGAAAGCGGATGGGACAAGTTTAAACAAGTGCTCAAACGTGCGTTGCGCGGCGAGCTCTTTGTAGGGCTGTGGGTCGTATTGCGCGAGATGATCAAATTTGATATCCATACCGTTCAATATCCGAAAGAAAAACTGCCGATCGGGCCACGTTATCGTGCAGTACACAAACTTTTGCGTTTGTGGGAGTCGGGGTATGAGCGCTGTATCGGATGCGGATTGTGCGAAAAAATCTGTATTTCCGATTGTATCCGTATGGATACGCGCATCGATGAGAACAGCCGTAAAGAAGTAACCGAGTACAGTATCAACCTCGGGCGTTGTATTTTCTGCGGTTATTGTGCCGAAGTGTGTCCTGAGCTTGCAATCGTTCACGGACAACGTTATGAAAATGCGTCGGAACAACGGGCCCATTTCGTGATCAAAGACGATATGCTCACCCCGCTTGATTTGCTTAAAGCAGGCGAACAGGCGGAATACCCAGGCTTTGGTGCCATTATCCCAGGAAGCGACGCGTCGGTCAAAAAGACCCCGCTGGCGTATTAA
- a CDS encoding NADH-quinone oxidoreductase subunit J, with amino-acid sequence MFEAIAFYLFAALTIVMFTITVMTSQALYAITAMAAGMIFISAFFFILGADFLGAIQIIVYTGAVMALYAFGMMFFDTTRDVVEKRTNPQIVFVLGVLAAVMVVAIFVAPIVSNNIQALYPIQENIGNSQAVGMVLFTKYLVPFEVAAVMLLVAMIGGIILAGKKMDKSLTLMAEEEISTMDDMTEEEVQAGGHH; translated from the coding sequence ATGTTTGAAGCTATCGCTTTTTATCTGTTTGCAGCCCTCACCATTGTGATGTTTACCATCACCGTGATGACGTCTCAAGCACTGTATGCTATCACCGCAATGGCGGCTGGGATGATTTTTATTTCGGCATTTTTCTTTATTTTGGGTGCCGACTTTTTAGGTGCAATCCAAATTATCGTTTATACCGGAGCCGTTATGGCGCTCTATGCGTTCGGGATGATGTTTTTCGATACGACCCGCGACGTAGTTGAAAAACGGACTAACCCGCAAATCGTTTTTGTCCTAGGCGTTTTAGCGGCGGTCATGGTCGTTGCTATTTTCGTCGCACCGATCGTTTCGAATAATATTCAAGCACTTTATCCGATCCAAGAGAATATCGGAAACTCTCAAGCCGTCGGTATGGTTTTGTTTACCAAATACCTCGTTCCGTTTGAAGTCGCGGCGGTCATGCTGCTTGTCGCAATGATCGGCGGAATTATTTTGGCAGGGAAGAAAATGGACAAATCGTTGACATTGATGGCGGAAGAAGAGATCAGCACAATGGATGATATGACCGAAGAAGAAGTACAAGCAGGGGGGCACCACTGA
- the nuoK gene encoding NADH-quinone oxidoreductase subunit NuoK → MEVTLSHYLVLSSILFSIGLIGVMRRKNLLMLFFATEILLNATNIAFAAISHYIGDLSGQMFAFFIIAIAASEVAIGLGLLIVWYKRTGKIDLDQMNSMRG, encoded by the coding sequence ATGGAAGTTACACTGAGCCATTATCTTGTTTTATCAAGCATATTGTTCTCGATCGGTTTGATCGGGGTTATGCGCCGCAAAAATCTTTTGATGCTCTTTTTTGCAACAGAGATTTTGCTAAATGCAACCAATATCGCATTCGCTGCTATTTCTCATTATATCGGGGATTTGAGCGGTCAAATGTTTGCGTTCTTTATTATCGCGATTGCGGCATCTGAAGTGGCAATCGGATTGGGTCTTCTCATCGTATGGTACAAACGTACCGGTAAGATCGACCTAGATCAAATGAATTCAATGCGAGGATAA
- the nuoL gene encoding NADH-quinone oxidoreductase subunit L, with protein MELYLYIALFAPLVGSLFSALFTATPKSSITGYVASGLLFTSFVSSAILLNYVMGGHTVHVEMMTWMATGDLYIPFGFVVDQVSVVMMMVVTIVSTVVHVYSIGYMDHDKGFNRFFAWLSAFVFSMMVLVMSDNFAGLFIGWEGVGLCSWGLIGFWYHKESATWAANEAFIMNRIADLGMLIGIFLIYWNVGSLQYDVVFAEVGNLQPVIITWIGIFLFIGAMGKSAQFPLHTWLADAMEGPTPVSALIHAATMVTAGVYLVVRANPIYDLIPNVGIFIASLGAFVALFAASMALVNRDMKRIIAYSTLSQLGYMFVAAGLGAYWVALFHLMAHAFFKALLFLGAGNVMHAMHDELDPFKMGGLRKVMKGTFVMMTLASVALAGIYPFAGFFSKDLILEVGFVEHHYVIYTVLLLTAGLTAFYSFRLVALIFHGEERYKLFGIHPHEAYKFMLVAMSPLLVLAIIAGSFKMTYYQLVINLLPSTQYHVHSATTFWIMTIGTQLFVILAILFAYKKYSNWNSVPDGTSKMEKSFGYKLLWNQYYIPKIYDEVFSKPYLELSKIAWKQIDLKIVDATVDAIANAIYKTGENTRDIQNGNLSSMLRWMVVGLVVLMTLAVAFNVGYNVFGA; from the coding sequence ATGGAACTTTATTTATATATTGCACTCTTCGCTCCGTTGGTCGGATCATTGTTTTCGGCATTGTTCACAGCGACACCAAAATCAAGCATTACGGGGTACGTAGCCTCAGGTCTGTTATTTACGTCGTTTGTAAGCAGTGCTATTTTGCTCAATTATGTCATGGGAGGCCATACCGTACACGTTGAGATGATGACGTGGATGGCGACGGGTGATTTGTATATCCCGTTCGGATTTGTTGTTGATCAGGTAAGCGTGGTCATGATGATGGTTGTTACGATCGTTTCAACCGTTGTACACGTTTATTCCATCGGATATATGGACCACGACAAAGGGTTTAACCGTTTCTTTGCATGGCTTTCGGCATTCGTATTCTCGATGATGGTACTCGTTATGAGTGACAATTTCGCAGGTCTTTTCATCGGATGGGAAGGGGTCGGTCTTTGTTCATGGGGGCTCATCGGATTCTGGTATCACAAAGAATCGGCAACATGGGCGGCAAACGAAGCGTTCATTATGAACCGTATCGCCGACCTTGGGATGTTGATCGGTATTTTCTTGATTTACTGGAACGTCGGTTCATTGCAGTACGATGTCGTATTTGCCGAAGTCGGTAATCTTCAGCCGGTAATTATTACGTGGATCGGTATTTTCCTATTCATCGGTGCTATGGGTAAATCGGCACAGTTTCCGTTACACACATGGCTTGCCGATGCGATGGAAGGTCCGACTCCGGTTTCCGCGCTGATCCATGCCGCAACCATGGTTACCGCAGGGGTATACCTTGTTGTCCGTGCAAATCCGATTTACGATCTGATTCCGAACGTCGGTATCTTTATCGCGAGCCTCGGTGCATTCGTTGCCCTTTTTGCGGCATCGATGGCATTGGTTAACCGTGATATGAAACGTATCATTGCGTATTCTACATTGTCACAACTCGGCTATATGTTCGTAGCAGCCGGATTGGGAGCGTATTGGGTTGCATTGTTCCACCTTATGGCACACGCATTTTTCAAAGCGCTCTTGTTCCTCGGTGCCGGTAACGTCATGCACGCAATGCACGATGAGCTTGACCCGTTCAAAATGGGGGGATTGCGCAAAGTGATGAAAGGGACATTCGTTATGATGACCCTCGCTTCGGTTGCGTTAGCGGGTATCTATCCGTTCGCCGGATTCTTCTCAAAAGATTTGATTTTAGAAGTCGGGTTTGTTGAGCATCATTATGTTATTTATACGGTATTGTTGTTGACGGCAGGGTTGACCGCATTTTATTCATTCCGTCTTGTCGCGTTGATCTTCCACGGGGAAGAGCGCTATAAACTTTTCGGTATCCATCCTCATGAGGCGTATAAATTTATGTTGGTGGCGATGTCGCCGTTGCTTGTACTGGCAATTATTGCAGGTTCGTTTAAAATGACCTACTACCAATTGGTGATCAATCTTCTTCCATCGACGCAGTACCATGTTCACAGCGCAACGACGTTTTGGATTATGACGATCGGAACGCAGCTGTTTGTTATCCTTGCCATTCTTTTTGCGTACAAAAAATACAGCAACTGGAACAGTGTACCGGATGGAACGTCTAAAATGGAAAAAAGCTTTGGCTACAAATTGTTGTGGAATCAATATTACATTCCAAAAATCTATGACGAGGTTTTTTCGAAGCCGTATCTTGAACTTTCTAAAATCGCATGGAAACAGATCGATCTTAAAATCGTCGATGCAACCGTCGATGCGATTGCCAATGCAATTTACAAAACGGGTGAGAATACACGCGATATCCAAAACGGAAATCTTTCATCTATGCTTCGTTGGATGGTTGTCGGTTTGGTTGTACTAATGACACTAGCCGTTGCCTTTAACGTTGGGTACAACGTGTTTGGCGCTTAA
- a CDS encoding NADH-quinone oxidoreductase subunit M produces the protein MIDHILTLLIFFPALAAMLGFVVTKDSMRAYGIAVAFIEFVLSLWLWYAYDPMISGMQFMESMPLIPAFGINYLLGVDGISLFIIILSTFFTLIGIASLTEKRRIKDLIITLLFLEMTMVGVFAALDAIVFYVFWELSLVPMLYIIGAWGGPLRIYASIKFFLYTFTGSLVMLVGMLFMAYFYYQATGQWSFSILEWYRLILPENFQLWLFAAFFLGFAIKVPMFPFHTWLPYAHGQAPTIGSVILAAILLKMGTYAFVRFSLPLFPDASVFFMFPIAIIAIIMIIYTAMVAYAQEDIKQVVAYSSVSHMGVIILGTFALNVEGVSGSVFLMLAHGVVSGALFLLVGVIYDRRHTKLMSEFGGLASVMPRYATIFGIMMMASVGLPLTINFVGEFLSLLGFYKQSHMLTLTAGVAIIVGAIYMLSAYKKAFFGPVTNEANRHLKDVNRTELLGLIPLVIVAIWLGVYPKPVLEPINNSVESVIQLMHDKAQSPEAKERIPDLSGKNGIISMKEAN, from the coding sequence ATGATAGATCATATTTTAACACTTTTAATTTTCTTCCCTGCATTGGCAGCAATGCTTGGATTTGTCGTCACAAAAGATAGTATGAGAGCCTACGGTATCGCCGTAGCATTCATCGAGTTTGTCCTCTCTTTGTGGTTGTGGTATGCATACGATCCGATGATTTCGGGAATGCAGTTTATGGAGTCTATGCCGTTGATTCCGGCGTTTGGTATTAATTACCTTCTCGGTGTTGATGGAATTTCGCTCTTTATCATCATTCTTTCAACGTTTTTCACGTTGATCGGCATCGCGTCATTGACCGAAAAACGCCGTATAAAAGATTTGATTATCACGTTGTTGTTCCTTGAGATGACAATGGTGGGTGTTTTTGCGGCTTTGGATGCGATTGTCTTTTACGTATTCTGGGAACTCTCTTTGGTTCCGATGCTCTACATCATCGGTGCATGGGGCGGACCGCTACGTATTTATGCGTCGATCAAGTTTTTCCTCTACACCTTTACAGGGTCGTTGGTGATGTTGGTCGGTATGCTGTTTATGGCCTATTTTTATTACCAAGCGACCGGTCAATGGAGCTTCTCGATCCTTGAATGGTACCGTTTGATTTTGCCGGAAAACTTCCAATTGTGGCTGTTTGCGGCATTTTTCCTCGGTTTTGCGATCAAAGTTCCGATGTTCCCGTTTCATACATGGCTTCCGTATGCGCACGGTCAGGCACCGACCATCGGTTCGGTTATCCTTGCGGCAATTTTGCTTAAAATGGGAACCTATGCGTTTGTCCGTTTCTCTTTGCCGTTGTTCCCGGATGCATCGGTATTTTTCATGTTCCCTATCGCAATCATTGCGATCATCATGATTATTTATACGGCGATGGTAGCGTATGCGCAAGAAGATATTAAACAAGTCGTTGCGTACAGTTCGGTATCCCACATGGGGGTTATTATCCTCGGAACTTTCGCATTGAACGTTGAGGGGGTGAGCGGATCGGTATTCTTGATGCTCGCTCACGGGGTCGTTTCCGGTGCTCTGTTCTTGCTTGTGGGTGTTATCTACGATCGTCGCCATACAAAACTGATGTCAGAGTTCGGTGGTCTTGCATCCGTAATGCCGCGTTATGCGACTATTTTCGGAATTATGATGATGGCATCGGTCGGATTGCCGCTTACGATCAACTTCGTCGGGGAGTTTTTAAGTCTTTTAGGCTTTTACAAACAATCTCATATGTTGACGTTGACGGCTGGGGTAGCGATTATCGTCGGTGCGATCTATATGCTTTCAGCGTATAAAAAAGCCTTTTTCGGCCCTGTAACGAATGAAGCTAACCGCCATCTAAAAGATGTCAATCGTACAGAGCTTTTAGGATTGATTCCTTTGGTTATCGTCGCTATCTGGCTAGGGGTTTATCCGAAACCGGTTTTAGAGCCGATTAATAACAGTGTTGAATCGGTGATTCAGCTTATGCACGATAAAGCGCAAAGTCCTGAAGCGAAAGAGCGCATCCCTGATCTATCAGGTAAAAACGGGATTATTTCTATGAAGGAGGCGAACTAA
- the nuoN gene encoding NADH-quinone oxidoreductase subunit NuoN, whose amino-acid sequence MLEPIHVSLASLNLATLAPMLIAIVGALGILVIDMVKGGLNKTLYVMVSLLFLLLDLGALVDFAGVFIKNGTVLGFFDVMLMDGIAILSQIIIVVGSMLFIPLALTSKRFHEYNYPEYFALFLFMIAGFQFMVATDNLILIFVGLETASLALYTLIALHNRSKSFEAAVKYFTMGALAAGFYAFGSMILYAISGSVEINQIATILAEDHYRNIGFVLLAMAFMIAAFGFKLSMVPFHTWTPDVYEGSSAALAGYMSIVPKIAAFVVAMRLFEFLVHSGIVWLQVILYIGVVVTMTASNIWALVQTDVKRMLAYSSISHAGFVMSAILIGTTQANTGLFLYWALFSFTNLGAFTMLWVNRQKNLLPGQSSDHPYEKFSGMIKTMPMGAVMMGLFMLSLAGIPPFGLFWGKMYMIGAAVSAGYTVLALIMALNSAIAGYYYLKLIVFMFMKEPRVGYEKYYFMNASLSLRTIIGLAAVGTIFAVFAVNPLLKVITLFVYNSGY is encoded by the coding sequence ATGTTAGAGCCGATTCATGTTTCTCTGGCGTCGCTTAATTTAGCGACGTTGGCTCCGATGCTCATTGCTATCGTCGGTGCATTGGGTATTTTAGTCATTGATATGGTGAAAGGTGGATTGAACAAAACGCTATACGTTATGGTCAGTCTTCTCTTTTTGCTTCTCGATTTGGGTGCATTGGTCGATTTCGCCGGTGTATTTATCAAAAACGGGACGGTGTTAGGATTCTTTGATGTCATGCTGATGGACGGGATCGCTATTCTGTCTCAGATTATTATCGTTGTCGGATCGATGTTATTTATCCCATTGGCTTTAACGTCAAAACGATTCCACGAGTACAACTATCCGGAATATTTCGCTCTGTTCTTGTTTATGATTGCGGGATTTCAGTTTATGGTTGCAACCGACAATCTTATTTTGATTTTTGTCGGACTTGAGACCGCATCATTGGCACTGTATACATTGATCGCATTGCACAACCGCTCAAAATCGTTTGAAGCGGCGGTAAAATATTTTACCATGGGTGCTTTAGCAGCAGGTTTTTACGCGTTCGGTTCCATGATCCTTTATGCGATCAGCGGTTCGGTTGAGATTAACCAAATCGCAACGATATTGGCGGAAGATCACTACAGAAACATAGGTTTTGTATTGCTTGCAATGGCGTTTATGATTGCGGCATTCGGATTTAAGCTTTCAATGGTTCCGTTTCATACATGGACGCCGGACGTTTATGAGGGTTCATCTGCGGCACTTGCCGGATACATGTCGATTGTTCCTAAGATTGCGGCATTTGTCGTGGCGATGCGCTTGTTTGAATTCTTGGTTCACAGCGGTATCGTATGGCTTCAAGTGATCTTGTATATCGGGGTTGTCGTAACGATGACCGCATCAAATATCTGGGCGTTGGTTCAAACCGATGTCAAACGGATGCTGGCGTACAGTTCGATCAGTCATGCCGGTTTTGTAATGTCGGCTATTTTGATCGGTACGACCCAAGCCAATACCGGCCTCTTTTTATATTGGGCATTGTTCAGCTTTACCAATCTCGGTGCATTTACCATGCTGTGGGTAAACCGTCAGAAAAATCTTTTACCGGGACAAAGTTCGGATCATCCGTACGAAAAATTCTCGGGAATGATCAAAACGATGCCGATGGGTGCGGTAATGATGGGGCTCTTTATGCTTTCACTCGCAGGGATTCCTCCGTTTGGTCTCTTCTGGGGTAAAATGTACATGATCGGAGCGGCGGTAAGTGCCGGATACACCGTGTTGGCACTTATTATGGCGCTTAACTCGGCAATCGCCGGGTACTATTATTTAAAACTCATCGTTTTCATGTTTATGAAAGAGCCGAGAGTGGGATATGAGAAATATTATTTTATGAATGCCTCCCTCTCCCTTAGAACCATTATCGGTCTTGCGGCGGTCGGAACGATTTTTGCCGTATTTGCGGTAAACCCTTTGTTGAAAGTTATTACGCTATTCGTGTATAATAGCGGCTATTAA
- a CDS encoding tetratricopeptide repeat protein: protein MKFWIILSLCLPLFGLELSIQSGKEEGEKFSILHLRHTVPFACKAMDDEFGETKRIECYLPTPPKQNFSPIDNGQLLVSSSTTSNGYTITVLPKSKIKLIPVLFNLTKTKETYQNDAKKAFHWNIVGYQSNLPLISLSSSSATAINFPIKIAKSPPPFVGGLDLKGNPIKITRVQDVTDYMEMKKAYAAKNYIKVIDRAENTLKEYPNTVFKNELMLYQIRSYHQLGEFEKVLALSKRFLREFSSDPGLAEVLTYTANAYSKIGQITDADYFFDRLFDEQGDSPFAPQGMIYKAEQLETNGEPKKAAQYYKKALSSTTDVAIASKAAFKLAQSELMSGDVQKAAQYVDKIITVNPDYFSEVTDDAINMATSFMDKKDPKTAARLTEALLNKSDKKSDNYQLLLKNLGLQLAKAGKRGEALKRFNEYLESFKYGDYAEEVRRAKDGLFFNEGDTNTTEEIKKYNDLIDRYGDDSVGRKALYKKAQLLLKEKKYKEVLDIESDLYRLDSTEYPETNQLISKSAIGFEKSLLKEGKCADAMKFQKMYKIKLLPEWDESLFNCALKTAQYPTAKKIAQSHLKSNSVAERQIWLFRMVKTQFGLGEYKAASKGGEELITLLGVQKNPPLNEIYRIMFDAAQRVGDSDAMIRNIKSIEGVFPNDFTDIERYTQMVSLGLKRKDEAMTQTYSRKVITLQERTKSYTQSPYIEFTLAQSYQNLGKDTDALNVLKTLNKQKLNTEKRARQQYLIGAIEQKLGRKREARDAFNASIKADKNSAWGKLAKDALALF from the coding sequence TTGAAGTTCTGGATTATTTTATCCCTTTGTCTTCCCCTCTTCGGACTTGAACTCTCTATTCAAAGCGGCAAAGAAGAGGGTGAAAAATTTAGTATTCTTCATCTTCGTCATACTGTCCCCTTTGCGTGTAAAGCAATGGACGATGAATTCGGTGAAACAAAGCGGATTGAGTGTTATCTTCCGACACCGCCTAAACAAAATTTTTCTCCTATCGATAACGGACAACTGTTAGTATCCTCTTCAACAACATCGAATGGTTATACGATTACCGTACTTCCAAAATCAAAAATCAAACTTATTCCGGTCCTCTTTAATCTGACAAAAACGAAAGAGACATATCAAAATGATGCGAAAAAAGCATTTCATTGGAATATTGTCGGATATCAAAGTAATCTTCCCCTTATTAGTCTTTCTTCATCCTCGGCAACCGCAATTAATTTCCCGATCAAAATTGCAAAAAGTCCCCCTCCCTTTGTCGGCGGGCTAGACCTAAAAGGTAATCCGATCAAAATTACGCGGGTACAAGATGTCACCGATTATATGGAGATGAAGAAAGCGTATGCGGCAAAAAATTATATCAAAGTCATTGACCGTGCCGAAAATACTCTAAAAGAATATCCGAATACAGTTTTCAAAAATGAGCTGATGCTCTATCAAATCCGCTCATACCATCAGCTGGGGGAATTTGAAAAAGTTTTGGCATTATCCAAACGTTTTTTACGGGAATTTTCGTCCGATCCTGGACTTGCGGAGGTTTTGACCTATACGGCCAACGCCTACAGTAAGATCGGACAAATAACCGATGCCGATTATTTCTTTGACAGGCTGTTTGATGAGCAAGGCGACAGTCCGTTTGCTCCGCAAGGAATGATTTATAAGGCAGAGCAGCTGGAGACGAACGGAGAACCGAAAAAAGCGGCGCAATATTATAAAAAAGCACTCTCGTCAACAACAGACGTAGCCATTGCGTCCAAAGCGGCATTTAAACTCGCCCAGAGTGAACTAATGAGCGGAGATGTTCAAAAAGCGGCACAGTATGTTGATAAAATCATAACGGTGAATCCTGATTATTTCAGTGAAGTAACAGATGACGCGATAAATATGGCCACTTCCTTTATGGATAAAAAAGATCCTAAAACGGCTGCCAGACTCACGGAAGCGCTATTGAACAAAAGTGATAAGAAGTCGGATAATTATCAGCTATTGCTTAAAAATCTCGGGCTCCAATTAGCAAAAGCCGGAAAGCGGGGCGAAGCATTAAAGCGCTTTAACGAATATTTAGAAAGTTTCAAATACGGTGATTATGCCGAAGAGGTAAGACGGGCAAAAGACGGCCTCTTTTTTAATGAAGGGGATACCAATACGACGGAAGAGATCAAGAAATACAACGACTTGATCGATCGCTACGGAGACGACAGTGTCGGACGAAAAGCGCTGTATAAAAAAGCACAGCTATTGCTTAAAGAGAAAAAATACAAAGAGGTATTGGACATTGAGAGTGATCTTTATCGATTGGATTCGACCGAGTATCCCGAAACCAATCAGCTGATTTCAAAAAGCGCTATCGGATTTGAAAAGTCCCTTTTAAAAGAGGGAAAATGCGCCGATGCGATGAAATTCCAGAAAATGTATAAAATTAAACTTCTTCCGGAGTGGGATGAATCGCTATTTAACTGTGCATTGAAAACAGCACAATATCCGACGGCTAAGAAAATAGCGCAGAGTCATCTGAAATCTAATTCTGTAGCCGAACGGCAGATTTGGCTCTTTAGAATGGTAAAAACGCAGTTCGGGTTAGGAGAATATAAAGCGGCGAGCAAGGGAGGAGAAGAGCTGATCACCCTTTTGGGGGTACAAAAGAATCCGCCTCTCAATGAGATTTATCGTATCATGTTTGATGCCGCTCAACGTGTAGGGGACAGCGATGCAATGATTCGCAATATCAAATCAATCGAAGGCGTTTTTCCGAATGATTTTACCGATATTGAACGCTATACCCAAATGGTGAGTTTAGGGCTGAAACGCAAAGACGAGGCGATGACACAGACATATTCACGCAAAGTCATTACGTTGCAGGAACGGACAAAGAGCTATACACAAAGCCCTTATATCGAGTTCACATTGGCACAGTCGTATCAAAATCTAGGTAAAGACACGGATGCTCTAAATGTATTAAAAACGTTAAACAAACAAAAACTTAATACGGAAAAACGTGCCCGACAGCAGTATCTTATCGGTGCGATTGAGCAAAAACTAGGGCGCAAACGTGAAGCACGTGATGCGTTTAACGCGAGTATCAAAGCGGACAAAAATTCCGCATGGGGCAAACTGGCTAAAGACGCACTAGCGCTGTTTTAA
- the miaA gene encoding tRNA (adenosine(37)-N6)-dimethylallyltransferase MiaA produces MKQLALIGSTASGKSDLALKLAEKYNALILSIDSLSIYKEIDIASAKPTKGELAKIEHFGVDRLNPDENASVMTFIDEYNRICDQAILNDKNVIIVGGSSFYLKSMIEGLSEIPDFSSDTLLKTKEMLCDLSECHKLLSSVDPISMGKIAPSDAYRIEKMLLIYLETQTAPSEWFRTNPPSPIITECPVLHLDIDRTLLRDRIALRTRKMVDAGLIDEVAELERKYGRVPNSMKAIGIIETLEYLDGKISKPELIELVSIHTGQLAKRQQTFNIHQFTLRASASSHELENIADSILKQR; encoded by the coding sequence ATGAAACAATTAGCGCTTATCGGCTCGACAGCATCAGGAAAGAGTGATCTTGCCCTCAAACTTGCAGAAAAATATAATGCGTTGATCCTCTCAATCGACTCTCTCAGTATCTATAAAGAGATCGATATTGCCTCCGCAAAGCCTACAAAAGGCGAATTAGCCAAAATTGAGCACTTCGGGGTTGATCGTCTGAATCCTGATGAAAATGCCAGCGTTATGACCTTTATCGATGAGTATAACCGTATTTGCGATCAGGCGATACTGAATGATAAAAACGTTATCATTGTCGGCGGAAGCAGTTTTTATCTCAAAAGTATGATTGAGGGGTTATCCGAAATTCCCGATTTTTCATCCGATACGCTCCTAAAAACTAAAGAGATGCTCTGCGATCTCTCGGAGTGCCATAAACTGCTAAGCAGCGTCGATCCTATCAGCATGGGAAAAATTGCTCCTAGCGATGCCTACCGTATCGAGAAGATGCTTTTGATCTATCTGGAGACGCAAACAGCTCCAAGCGAATGGTTTCGTACAAATCCCCCTTCGCCGATCATCACAGAGTGCCCCGTATTGCATTTGGATATCGATCGTACGTTGTTGAGGGATAGAATTGCTCTGCGGACCCGGAAAATGGTAGATGCGGGATTAATTGATGAAGTGGCCGAACTGGAACGAAAATACGGAAGAGTACCGAATAGCATGAAAGCTATCGGCATTATTGAAACACTAGAATACCTAGATGGAAAGATTTCAAAGCCTGAGCTAATAGAACTCGTTAGTATCCATACGGGACAGCTGGCAAAGCGTCAGCAGACATTTAATATTCACCAGTTTACTCTAAGAGCAAGCGCTTCGTCCCACGAACTGGAAAACATTGCGGATTCGATTTTAAAACAGCGCTAG